AAACAGCAGAAAATGAACTGAAATGTCATTTAATGTTTTACACacgctttaaaaaaaatagatactaattttatatttatttgagtATTAAAATTCTATAGtatttattatctttattaatttcattagaaactaaattaacaaaaaaaactattggaATCATAAAACAATACTTCCagctaggggtgggcactttacccgatatccgaagtggcacccgaacccgatccaaaaaacccgaaccgaaatccgaaccgaagtagcaaaatatccgaacgggtattgaattaagagagattggatatccgaacccgaacggataatacccgaacccgaatggatatctgaaaataaccgaacatatgtataattaaccttatatttctagtttatatttttcattttatataaagtatttatattgatactacacatattttaagttcataagatatacatacaattacggagaaaatgatttgctactcacttaaaatacatgtcaaattttttatttcaagaattaacaaaaagttacatccaaaatttaaaaacaataatcaaattaatgttttttagtttcaaaatgttatgtccaaatctattaaccattcaatctattaaaaataaaagattagtgaagtgaaagttatatttttaaatacaagaaatttgaaaaatgaaaatttaatttttttttttttttaaatctaaatatccgaacccgatccgaaataaccgaacccgaactaaaaatatccgaacccgacccgaagtacagaaatacccgaacgggttctacacctctataccgaaatacccgaaaatccgaaatacccgacccgaacccgaacggatacccgaacgcccacccctacttcCAGCAAAAATTTCTTTTACAGCAGCAACCATACACTGAAGGACAAAAGGCAAAGACAAGTTGTGAGAAAGGAGAGAGACCAAACACAATATTGCTTGCTTCCGTAGATTGCATGACATCATCCCTTACGGCTACTTCACCTGTGTCTTATGTGGATAATCCGCACGTGTTTTAATTCACGAACCTTCATAGCAATGAGAAAAATCCATTACTTTCATATTTTCAACTTTTTAATTCACCCCACTAGacactaaaataatatttacaagaATAGTCTAGTCTTTGTCATATTCAAGAAGATCTTCCAGGTTCATGAACCATTTTTGTCTCGGTCTACCCTATAAATATAACGAACCATCTTTACATTGATTCCCACTGCAAATTTCAATACTATCAATAGAGCAAagattagaaagaaaaaaaaacatttttaacaacaaaaaaaaaagattcttcaAATTTATTTCATCTCTTTATCATGGCTGTAGAATCCGACTACTCTTTTCTTGAATCGATAAGACAATACTTACTAGAAGAATCGGAGTTACGACTCACTGAGTCAATGGTGGCGCAATCTGGTACGACGGTTCACAGCGTGAGACCGGTGTACGGACGAAACTCGAGCTTCAGCAAGCTGTATCCTTGTTTCTCTGAGAGCTGGGGAGACTTGCCGTTGAAAGAGAACGACTCGGAGGACATGTTAGTCTACGGTATCCTCAACGACGCTTTTCACGGCGGTTGGGAaccgtcttcttcttcatcctcagaCGAAGATCGGAGCTCTTCTGCGACGGTTAAAACCGAGAATTTCTCGGCGGTTGATTCTGTTCCGGCGAAGAAGACGAGTTCTGTTCAAGCGCCGGTGAAAGGGAAGCATTACAGAGGAGTTAGGCAGAGGCCGTGGGGGAAATTCGCGGCGGAGATAAGGGATCCGGCGAAGAACGGAGCTAGAGTTTGGTTGGGGACGTTTGAGACGGCGGAGGACGCGGCGTTGGCCTACGACAAAGCCGCTTTCAGGATGCGTGGCTCCCGCGCTTTGTTGAATTTCCCGTTGAGAGTAAACTCGGGAGAACCCGACCCGGTTCGGATAAAGTCCAAGAGAGGCTCTTCATCCGAAAACAGAGCTCCAAAGCGGAGGAGAACGGTGGCTTCCGCCGGACAAGGAACAGACGTGGGACTAAAAGTCAAGTGTGAGATTGTTTAGGTGACACATGGTTATCAgttattggtttataattttCCATCGTCTTTGCTGGATCATGTTTTTTTCCCGAAAAAGGTGGACAAAATGCATATAATgggaaataaaaatgttaagaacaaatattcatttattaaatactTCAATATCAGTGGGTTCAAAGAGTAATGTTTAAGCTAGGCCTCGGCATTCGGGGTTCCAATCGGGTTTCGATTTTATCTAATcaggtttcggtttttcggatttattaaaatcagccctattcggattatatgaaagttcggttcgggactggttcgggttctatcgggttcggatcggagttagtaaatcttcaaagacccggtacaacccaatatactttcgggttcgggttccaatcggtttttcggtttaaaagtacctgatttttacctattttataaccaaaaaatgagtaaaatcggttcttcagttttaaaatacctgatttatacctattttgtaaccaaaacttaagtaaaatcgatttaaaaataaggaacatcaactgtgatcattcaaaatcaaacggaaagtaaacatatttactaataaaaagaaaaccaaataaataaaagtataaaacgaaaactaagttctcatgaaatgagaaacattgtttaacgaaaaccaaatcaaaatctaaatacttcAAGATTCAATGGTCAtcttcaaccatcaaccttcatgtaatagaaccaccaaccttcatataatagataagtattttagatgtttaatatttcttaatgtattttggatacatattaggaattgagatcatgtttggtacaagatcttttcgaggttttgaatgtttcgggttctatcggatatccatttagattcgggttcggttcggataatattCATAACCCGAAATAAcacaaaacaagatccattcgatATTTACATcaggttcggatcggttcggattcatttttatcggatcggataCGGTTTGGGTTTTCGGATTCGGTTTATTTGTCCAGCCCTAGTGCAAAAAACGTTACCACATTTTTAATTAGTTCGCTAGTTAACTAATAACACTATTTTAaactatttgaatttttaaaaatataatctatctATATGGCGTATTGTTAATGTAATCacttttaaatttgttatagaTTTTATCAGTTACAAAAGTATAAAACCCAATTATTGGAGAAGAAGACACCGTCACACATAATTAATTAACTACTAAATCATCACACAAACTGATATAAACATACGACCAAACACGATAATCTAATACAAAGCTACCcgccaaatttttttttatgtttctcttaaaacaaaaaatgcaCTCTTTAAACCATGATCATAAACTCTATAAgatttcagaaacaaaaaagaagaagaagattcagaATGCAGTAAAACAGAAACCACCTAGATATTATGATTCGGTTTATATGTTTCTCTTAAGACAAAAAATGCACTCTTAAAACCATGATCATAAACTCAAgatttcagaaacaaaaaagaagaagaagattcagaATGCAGTAAAACAGAAACCACCTAGATATAAAATCTGAATGGATAGTTAAGTCATACACTCAGAAACAAGACTACTGATCTTTGCTTCTTGAAGAAAAAAACCTCAGGTTCTCTTAGAGATGGCTATCACATTGAAGTTGAGCGTGTCCGGATTCTTTTCAATAAACTTCTTCATCACTTTCGTCGCATCCTGTAAGTTTAAAAATATCACCCAATATACCATCAAAACTATGTAGAAGGTTTCAAAAATACAACAAAACCATTGGCATAGTCCCAGGAGAGTTTTAAAGACTGAAAGGGTTTATAGTACCTTCAAGAGGGTAGCTGGAGAGGAAGCACCATGTGAAATTGGTCCTGCTTTCCTTCCATCAAGTTCATAGAGCTCACCTGCGTAATAAACAATATGATTTAGTACCGATATGGAAGTGTGTTTGAAGCTTTCattattctgatttttttttggttgatgtGCGATTTGTTACCATCAACACATGCTAAACAAATGAAATGCGTGTCTGCGTCGTCGGTAGCCTGAGGAAAAGTACAAAAAACAATGTGACATTTAGATGAACATGTTCGCATACTCATATGCATTAGTATTAATATGAGGCGGGAAGTTACCGGTGTTTCACCAGCTGTAACAGCTACAGAATGAGCATCTTCTATTTGGCTATCGTTCTCAAGAAACCTTGCACGCTatcaaaaataagaaacattaaacataaggcaaaaaaaaaacttatagtCAAATCAAGAggaaaaagataaaagatagaAAACCTCCATAGGAGTCATATTGGCAGTGGATTTGAAGAATTTATCTAAGAAAGATCCCTCAGCTGAAAATAAGCAAGGAGAAAGTGAGACtcgttaaaaaattaaaaagaagcaCAAAGAGGTTCAAAAAACTCACAAAGCTTGATTTCAGAGGTAATGTTGCCAATAGCATGGAGAAGACCAATGGTTCCACAAGCATTACCCACAGTTTGTTTCATGAAGTAAACTTTATCACTATGTACCTTTCATTAACACAGCCATCAGCAAAACAGAACCATAATAATAAGACTAGGTTACAAAAAACAAGATTCCCTTTTCATAAAGAAACTCACCTTCTCCTTGATTTCCTTGTCTTGCTCGATCCTCTCTTCTTCACTCTACATACCAAAACCATCAGACTTTCAATCAACACAAGCTGAGATTTTCAGAATCAAAGACGGGTTTCAATTGATTATCACGAAAGAAGACACCTTTTTGGTGATGGGGTAAAGGAAGAGAACAGCAAGAACAGGCTTAGGAACCATCTCAAGAAGTTCGTCGTCGAATCCAAACACATCATTGCACTCCGCTGCATCTGGTGCAAGACCCAGACCCCAAAGAAACTGTACACAATACACaccaatacaaaaaaaatcactgAACTGACCTAGAATCAATCTTCccaatttcgaaaaaaaaagccGATgatcggagaagaagaagaagggaaagTGAGACGAATACCTGATTCATAACCTCTGGGTTAGCTTCAAGAGGAAGCCATCTCTTAGCTGAAGAGCTCTCCGTCGCCATCTTCGTGATCGTCTCTTTCTGATTTTTGCACAATCAAAAACTCTTCTGTTCTAAGAAACGAATAAATTATAGAACGAAGCTACTAATGGGCCTGGCCCAATTAATCTCTctgttcactaaaaaaaaatcctacTTTCGTCTGATTCATCGTACGGTGAAGAAAATGCTCTGATTTTGTGTACGGTATAGCTTTCTACAGAGGATTAGTTCACTCAAAACCAATTTCTCAGTACAAACTCGGCCCGGCCCGGCCCAATAAGAGCGTAGGgtgattaaattttaatctCAGGGAAAATAAACGGTGTAGATTTCTCCTAAAGTAGATTCGTGTGCAGAGGATAGAACCTCAAGAGGGGGTTTATAAAAGATTAGGTTTATGGATATCAAAGTGTTGTGCAGCCTTGGCTAGGGTTTTGCTACTTATCCTACCGCAGCTTCCTTCTTTGTTTGGCTCTGTCCGAACAACCATATCTTTCGATATTCCTTAATTCTTCATCTTCGTAAACAATAACCCCCAAAACAATAACCTCGGTGACTAACTAGTTTGGTCTGGAGAAATGACGACTTTGAACCCTTTCGATCTCTTGGACGATGACACCGAGGACCCCACCCTGCTCGCTGCTGCTAAGCCGTTGAAGGTTGAGAAACCTGCTCCAGCTCAGCCTGCTAAGATGCCCACTAAGCCCACTCCTCCTTCTCAAGCTGGTGAGGCTCTCTCTTTTGATTTAGATTAATAGAGATTAGTGATAAACCTGCTTACTTTGGCTTGGTGGTTGTAGATTAAGTGGACATGAATTAGtttctttattatatttagtGGAAATGTTAAGACACTTgcatcttttatttatatagattaaTAATTAACTGATTAGATGTTATGTTATTCGTTGACTTTGAGTAAGTGAGGGAAGCCAGAGGAGGAGGTCGCAATGGTGGAGGAGCACGTGGCGGTGGCCGTGGAAGAGGTGGTGGATTCAACAGGGAGTCCAGGAACAGTGATGCTCCTGCTAATGAGAACGGGTACGTTGGAGGCTACAGACGCTCTGAAGGAGGAGATGCTGGGAGACGTGGTGGATACCGTGGACGCGGTGGTCGCCACGGAGATTCTGGTGACTTGGAGCGCCCACGCAGGAACTATGAGCGTCACAGTGGAGCAGCTCACGGGTAAGGCGGCTTCTTCGTTGTTTATGACTGTTGAGGTTTGATCTTACGTGGTTTGTAATTGTAAAACTTATTGTTTGAGTAGACATGAGTTAAAACGTGATGGAGCTGGCCGTGGCAACTGGGGAACCATTGAGGATGACATTCCTCCGTAAGTTGTAATTACTTCATTgtgtggtttttgtttttgattggtGTCTTGAAAATAATAGTGATTGTGTTTGAAATCTATAGGGTGACTGAAGGATCCACACCAGTGGTGGAGAAGGATCTGGCTGTTGAGAAGGAAGGTGAAGCAACTGATGCAAACAAAGAGACACCTGTTGAAGCTCAAGCTGAGAAAGAGCCCGAGCCTGAGGACAAGGTACATTTTCCATCTTTTGATCTTGTTAAGAATAATGTTATCTAATTGGTAACTTGCTGTGTTTGTAGGAGATGACTCTTGAAGAGTATGAGAAGGTTTTGGAAGAGAAGAGGAAAGCTTTGCAAGCAACAAAGATTGAGGAGAGGAAGGTTGACACCAAAGCCTTTGAGACCATGCAACAGCTCTCAAGCAAAAAGAGCAACAATGATGAGGTCTTCATCAAACTGGTGAGTTATCTGAACTCTTCTTTATTTCATTTTGGTGTTGGTAAACTTCTATTTATAATGGAGTGTGTGCTTATTGAACGTTGAAATGGTGGTGGTATCAGGGAACAGACAAGGACAAGCGCCCAGTTGAGAAGGAAGAGAAGACTAAGAAGGTCTCGCTTGCTCACTACTAAGGATTTAAACCTTTTTATTCAAATTCTTTTGCATGAATTTTTgtttatgtgatttttttttttgtagtcgTTGAGCATAAATGAGTTTCTGAAACCTGCCAATGGGGAGAGGTACAGAGGTGGTGGTTATCGTGGTGGAAGAGGTCGTGGACCAAGAGGAGCTGATGAGGGTGGTCGTGGACGTGGAGCCGAGGGTGGTGGTCGTGGACCAAAAGGAGGAGCTGACAGAAAGGCTGCTGCACCTGCACCAAAGATTGAAGACGCTGCTCACTTCCCTACTCTGGGAAAGTAAGGCTCTCCGGTTTGGTCCTTCCGCGTCCTTTTGGTTTGGCCTCGTTTGTTTTTGTGATCTCTCACCCGGTTCTGTTTTTGTTCTTCTGATTTCATTGTTATCGTCATACTCGCTCAAGGCTTTTTGTTCTACGAACCCGAGTTTTTGGGAGCTTTTAGTAAGTTAAATGAGGCAGAAAAAATCATTTCTCCATCaaagtttgtttttaatcttgtagttttataatttaatttaaaacactCGGCATTGATTAGCACGAAACTTTTTCTAAGGAACCGAGCTTAATTCacgtacattaatacaaacaatATAGAAGCTTTTGGACATAAAAGTGACcgaaaaaacaaatacaaaagatGAAGAAACAACGTTGTTCATGTGTCCTACATGGAAACATACGAGAGACTTAAGTGTCCACAAAGCGCATTAAGAAGAGCAGCAGCCTGATTGCTGGTTTACAGGTTGTCCTCGGATCTGGACTGTTGAAGGCTTAGATCCACCAGCAGGTTGGCTCGCCATTCTGAAAAAGAAGAATCTGAGTTAAGGCTACCAATCTATAAGCTCTGACAATGAGTCGATGACAATAACGAATTCTACCTTGTCTTGATTGCAGCAGTCATGGCCATGAAAGCTTCTTCGACATTGGTAGCATTCTTGGCACTTGTTTCCAAGAATGGGATCCCAAGTTCATCTGCGAAAGCCTGTGTTTTCAGAACAAACATTACAGCAAATCCTTTAGACAATAGTGTCAAAGAACCGTAACAAATTATGAAGCATATTACGATATTACCTTGGCCGTCTCAGTGGATACAACTTTCTGTGATGTGAGATCACACTTGTTCCCAACCAGTAGCTTGTTCACATTCTCACTGGCGTAGCGGTCGATTTCATTTAGCCATTGCTTGACATTGTTAAAGCTTTCTTGGTCTGTTACATCGTAAGTCACCTGACAAAGATGAAATAAACATAACGACAAAGTCTCACTGATGGATGTCAGATAACATGGAGATAATGTTAAGTGTGATAATAAGCATACAATGATCCCATGAGCTCCTCTGTAGTAACTGCTAGTGATGGTTCTGAAACGTTCTTGACCTGCTGTATCCCACTGCATAATTGGTGATGGCCAACAGGAGAGTTATCATTCTATATGCACATATTAAGCAATTGTGAATCTGACACGACTTGGGGGAACTTACAATCTGGAGTTTGATGGTCTTTCCATCTTGTTCAACTGTGCGGATTTTCTGCAAATTATCATTACAAAATGAGATCTTTAAAATGATTAATGCATAAACAATTAACAAGTGAAAGAGGCTTACAAAGTCAACACCAATGGTACTGATGTAGCTATCCAGGTAGGAATCATCCTGCACATACAAAATATTAACAGAGCAACAATGGCACTTAACTGAGAAGTCTATTATTCAATACCGTAAAGGCAAAAAAACTGAGCTAGAGCTTAAAAGATAAAATGCGTATCTAATCCTCAGAAAAAAAGTATatcgaaagagagagagatgactTACAGCAAACCTTAGAAGCAAGCATGACTTTCCAACACCAGAATCACCAATAAGCAAAAGCTTGAAGAGATAGTCACTGCAAAAATCAAAAGAGTGAAATGAGGATAAATCAACTCGTTCATCATTCTCCAGCCATAGAAGTACTTGCGAAACGTTTGAGAAGAAGCTCAAAGATTTCTATAGACGCAATCTCAAGCTCCATAATCCAAATCGCTCACATCcttgaattttcattttatttctttacaGATCTAATCAAAATACGATCCACGAGATCGAGAAATCGATCAAACAGAATAACAAAGCCTTCATCAAACGAAGATTGCTAAGATTCTCCAGCTAGAACGGTGATCGGAAGAAAATCAAGTAGACACTAGACCATTGAATAcgttataaaattcaaaaaaaaaaacggtgaATCGATTCTGAAAGGAAAAGAGAAATTACTATTCAGGATTCATGGCTGATCTCGTAGCTGGATCGATCTACCGGTAAAAACGAAGAGACGATTCCGCCGATAAACAGAGAGTACGGCCGGTGAGGAGcgcctgagagagagagagagacgtaaACGATCGCTTTGTGTCGACGGATGACGACGTGGTTAAGAAATAAGAAAGGTCCACACGATGGTTACTCTCATTTGAATAAGTCTCTGTGTTGATTTGGTGACGTGTCATCTCCAGTCCAGAAGATGCGTGGAGGAGAGGAAGTTTCATTTTTCTGTCTTCTCAAaatgtagaatttttttaaaaaattttagattgaaagacgtcaaaaaaaagagagagtaaattttagatttattttataattggttgagttttttttacaatatttttgagataaaattttgtttgtgttttagCTAAAATATCATACATTTTAATAATACAGAAATTTAATTATCTTAAGAATTCGATATTTTTTTACTACAGTAGTGGGCCTTTTGAATTTTGATGATATGGGCCTACAGAATAAAGCTTATGACTAAGGCCCACTGCTCATTTTCTAATCGACCGTAGAAAAATTTGGCTAACCTCGAATCATCATCTCTCTCACTTCCTCAACAATTCGGCAAACCATGGCAATGGAAAACAGGCGGGAAATAATAGCAGTGGAGGAGGATTCTTAGCTTGTGGAAACTCCCCTCATCGCATCTTCAGTTTATCGAGAAAGATGGAGGATAGCGGGATAGGCGGCGGCGGGGGAAGAATCAGCAGGAACGGTGTGGTGATGAAGAAGGAAGGATTAGGGTTTTCTAATGAGGGATTGAGATTAGAGAATCCTTTCGCTTTCAAAGCTCTTCAAGTCTTCACTGGATTCGGCGTTGGTTGTGGAGTTGGAATCGGCAGTGGTGCTCCTTTAAATCTTGGTATAATACTCTCTCTCTTAAGGTTCTGATGAGACTGCGAATGGCGAATTAGGTTATATCTTGATTGAAATCAATTAGTGGTGTTGTTGCCACTGATGATTATGGTGGTTAAGCTAAATTATTCATAGTCCAAAACAGTGTGTCATTGCTTAGTGAATTGGTTGCTCTTTATCATGCTTGTGAATTTTATTAATCCGTATTGGTCTTGTTGTTGTTTGATATTATCAGGTAGTATTCCAATGGTGGGGGAAGTTATGAGTGCAGCTAGAGGAGCTACCAGTGCATTTTCTGGGGCCACGCACCACGTCAATGATGCTGTACAGTTGACAAACTTGTGTACTATGCTCTTCCTTGCACTGTGTTGTTCTGAATCTGTTTGCGTACTTTGGCCATCTTTAGTTGAGGAAGCTGGGGGCTAGGAACATTAAAGCAGGTGTCGGATGTGGAGTTGGTTTCGGTCATGGTTTTGGAGTTggtatgtttaattaaattcttcttctccattttgTTTCAAAGTATTCTTGAGACCCCTGAGCTCAAAAAAGCACTATTGCTCTCTTGTTGTCATTAACTTTTATCTATCGTTGACAGGCATCGCAGTGAAACCAAGTGCCATACACAAACTTCAAGCTTCTATTATGGTAAGCACCAATCTTTCAGCAAGTGTACATCATGTTTAGTTTGTGCGTTCACATGAAACCATGAGTATGTATCTTTCAAGGGAACTGCATCCAGCTTGATGACAAAACTCGGAAGAATGAGTGAGACCACCACAGATCAAACCGAGATAGAAGACCAGGCGCCTCAATCTCTGACGGAACACAAGAAACATGTGGACACAAAAGCATCTTACAAGAACCGTGGTTCCTCTAGTGACCCAAGAACGTTCGGTACTCGAACTGAGAAAGTAATCAACAGTTTCCTCGACAATCCAATTCTGACACAACAACAGGACACAACTGCTGAAGAACGACAGGTAACGATGCTGTCACAGCATGTTTCTCCTCTTTACTTTGATCTTAAAAAGCCGTCTGATGAATTTTCTTTTACTTCATGACGTTTGCAGGTCACACAATTAGAATCAGAGAGCTTAATGCTTCAGATGGTAGTGTCTCGTTCTATATATTCGTGTTTACACTTCATATGGTTTTAATTCATCCATGGTGGTGTTATATATCAACGTAATTCGTCTCTGTAGGTgctgaaacatcaaaaactcgTTAACGAACTAATGGAAGAGAACGAAACGCTTCGGAGGATAATCATAGAAGATCTCAAAGTTTCACCGGAAAAGCTCAAATCAGTTTCATCTTACGTGTACGAATCACCATGCAAAGATTGCTTCGAGTGTCgtagaaaacatagaagaaATAGATGAAGAATGATGTAAgccaaaaaaaatttcacatGCAAAGATCACAACGAACTATGAGTTCCTCTGCATTATTACATAACATTACAAAACTCTTGCACAAGCAAACAATGGATCTTGTTCAGACAGACTCTCCAGCTACTGTCTCTTCTCCATCATCTACTCTCGTCTAAGAGTGGTTCAGACGCAGGAACTGCAGAACAAATTAAGATAAAGTCAGATCACAGTTTCTTCAAATACACTCTCAtaagcaaaaacaaaactaGAAATGAGATTTGGTGCATTACCTTCATCAACATATCCAAGTTTCTCTCTAATTTCAGCAATAACCAGACGTGTCAACAGCAACCCAGCACAAAGAGCCCCAACGACCAACATATAGAACACAGCTTGCCAACCCAGAGTCGAAAGAAACCCTGTCAGAAGAGGACCCAAAGCCGCACCAGCAGAACCAGTCCCATCAATAATAGCAGTCACAGTGGCAAGAGCCCTTGAGTCCCCTTGCAAAGACTTATGCGTTCCGAGATCCGCTGAGACTGCGGTTGTGATGAGTGCATAAGGTCCATTGACAAACAAACCAGTAACCATCATGAGGAGGATGTTGACTGTCTGAGAGACACCTCCATAAAAATGGTACACAAGCATCGCTGGAATCGCAGCGTACATGAACGTTGCTGCGGTCGTAGCTCTTGCTTTGAATTTATCTGAAATGTAACCAGCAAGAATCCCTCCTACAATGCCTCCAACATCAAATAGCGTGGAGAGGTTCCCTGCTGTTTTCACAGACATATACTCTCCACCAATAGCTGCAAATAGAAATCAAAGatcattttccaaaaaaaaaaaaagctctatgatttgattataaaagaaaaaacttacGTGTTTGGCTCAGATAAAACGGTAACCAATACAAGAACGTATAAGCGACCAACTTCGAGAAGAAGAGACACAATGCAAAGGGTATAACACCAGGAATCATACAAGCTTGCAAAAGTCCAACACCTGTTTTATGCTCATACCCTGGCTCTGAACCTGAACTCTCCCCTGCGACTTCAACATCTACTTCTTCGATGTTTCTTCTCCTTTTAATGAACTTACCGGAGTTAGAATTGATATCAGGAAACCCAACATCCTCAGGATACGCAGCCAAGAACAAGTAAACAAGAACGCCTCCTAAAGACATAACAAAACCAGGAGCTATAAACGACCACCCCCAACCGTATTCAAGAACACCCGCAGCTATCAAAGAACCACAGATATTCCCAACAGAAGTAT
The Brassica napus cultivar Da-Ae chromosome A1, Da-Ae, whole genome shotgun sequence DNA segment above includes these coding regions:
- the LOC106379504 gene encoding putative glycerol-3-phosphate transporter 4, producing the protein MATGSKRKTPPGILLLRRIRGRNWSPKTFRYAILLITFIAYACYHASRKPSSIVKSVLHPEPSTKPPREHINTYPWPVGNVFVKEEETDADHVNKGWEPFNGKGGTSRLGEIDVAFLACYSLGMYVAGHLGDTLDLRLFLTWGMIGSGFFVGLFGMGYFWDVHAFWFFLVMQMAAGLFQATGWPSVVAVVGNWFGKRKRALIMGIWNAHTSVGNICGSLIAAGVLEYGWGWSFIAPGFVMSLGGVLVYLFLAAYPEDVGFPDINSNSGKFIKRRRNIEEVDVEVAGESSGSEPGYEHKTGVGLLQACMIPGVIPFALCLFFSKLVAYTFLYWLPFYLSQTPIGGEYMSVKTAGNLSTLFDVGGIVGGILAGYISDKFKARATTAATFMYAAIPAMLVYHFYGGVSQTVNILLMMVTGLFVNGPYALITTAVSADLGTHKSLQGDSRALATVTAIIDGTGSAGAALGPLLTGFLSTLGWQAVFYMLVVGALCAGLLLTRLVIAEIREKLGYVDEVPASEPLLDESR